One genomic segment of Erythrolamprus reginae isolate rEryReg1 chromosome 2, rEryReg1.hap1, whole genome shotgun sequence includes these proteins:
- the MGAT1 gene encoding alpha-1,3-mannosyl-glycoprotein 2-beta-N-acetylglucosaminyltransferase has product MLKKSSLIVWGLVLFVAWNALILFFLWTRPQSLSDHSRLTEEVIRLAQDAEVELERQKDLLHQIYRYSSFWKKRKAKNLHLPGAVSVQPPTAVLSSHHNQISPDAILPVVVIACDRSTVRRCLDKLLHYRPSKERFPIIVSQDCGHEETARVIASYGDSIMHIKQPNLSDIPVPTDHRKFQGYYKIARHYRWALSQVFRTLKYQAAIVVEDDLEVAPDFFEYFQATFPLLLADPTLWCVSAWNDNGKEQMVDVAHPELLYRTDFFPGLGWLLLSDLWDELEPKWPKAFWDDWMRQPEQRQGRSCIRPEVSRTMTFGRKGVSHGQFFDQYLKFIKLNDRFVPFTQMDLSYLKKKNYEDSFLARVYEAPQLRVEELQGNQRRELGTVRVQYTTRDSFKAFAKALGVMDDLKSGVPRAGYQGIVSFLYRGRRVYLAPPPDWTGYDPSWS; this is encoded by the coding sequence ATGCTGAAGAAAAGTAGCCTGATTGTCTGGGGCCTGGTGCTTTTTGTGGCCTGGAACGCCCTGATCCTTTTCTTCCTGTGGACTCGGCCACAGTCTTTATCGGACCATAGCCGCTTAACTGAAGAGGTGATCCGACTGGCCCAGGATGCCGAGGTGGAATTAGAGCGTCAGAAGGACCTTCTACATCAGATCTACCGCTATAGTTCATTCTGGAAGAAACGGAAGGCCAAAAACCTCCACCTGCCGGGGGCAGTGTCGGTCCAACCCCCCACAGCTGTACTCTCGTCCCATCACAATCAGATATCACCCGATGCCATTTTGCCTGTGGTGGTGATTGCTTGTGACCGCAGCACCGTCCGCCGTTGTCTAGATAAACTGTTGCATTACCGTCCCTCAAAGGAGCGATTCCCCATCATTGTAAGCCAGGACTGTGGACATGAGGAAACCGCTAGAGTCATTGCCTCCTATGGAGATTCTATCATGCACATCAAGCAGCCCAATTTGAGTGACATCCCTGTGCCTACCGACCATCGCAAGTTTCAGGGATACTACAAAATCGCTCGACACTATCGCTGGGCCTTGAGCCAGGTTTTCCGGACTCTCAAATACCAAGCAGCCATTGTAGTGGAAGACGACTTGGAAGTGGCTCCCGATTTCTTCGAATATTTTCAAGCGACTTTCCCGCTCCTCCTGGCTGACCCAACTCTGTGGTGTGTCTCCGCCTGGAACGATAACGGCAAGGAACAGATGGTGGACGTTGCCCATCCCGAACTTCTCTACCGTACTGATTTTTtccctgggctgggctggcttctgCTCTCCGACTTGTGGGACGAGCTGGAACCCAAGTGGCCCAAGGCCTTCTGGGACGACTGGATGCGACAGCCTGAACAGCGGCAGGGCCGCTCGTGCATCAGGCCTGAAGTGTCACGCACAATGACTTTTGGCCGTAAAGGCGTGAGCCACGGTCAGTTCTTTGACCAATATCTGAAGTTCATCAAGCTCAATGACCGTTTTGTGCCTTTCACCCAGATGGACCTTTCTTACCTCAAGAAGAAGAACTACGAAGACTCCTTCTTGGCCCGGGTCTACGAGGCCCCTCAGCTGCGCGTCGAAGAATTACAGGGGAACCAGCGCCGGGAGTTAGGGACTGTCCGAGTGCAGTACACCACGCGTGACTCTTTCAAGGCCTTCGCGAAAGCCCTGGGAGTTATGGATGACCTCAAATCAGGAGTGCCCCGTGCTGGGTATCAGGGCATCGTCAGCTTCCTTTACCGAGGCCGCCGTGTTTACCTGGCTCCCCCTCCTGACTGGACAGGCTACGACCCCAGCTGGAGTTAG